In one window of Sporomusaceae bacterium FL31 DNA:
- a CDS encoding 2-oxoglutarate oxidoreductase: MNEKLFTRPASLLDVPTHYCPGCHHGIIHRLVAEVIDELGVRNTAIGIAPVGCSVLAYDYFNFDMFGAAHGRAPAVATGVKRVHPDALVFTYQGDGDLAAIGCGEIVHAAARGENISTIFINNAIYGMTGGQMAPTTLLSQITNTTPRGRKSESAGNPIRMSEMLATLDGANYIARVSVHDAIHMANAKKCIRKAFDMQIQGKGFSMVEILATCPTNWGLSPLQAVEWLKSNLIPYYPLGVIKTSQEVE, encoded by the coding sequence ATGAATGAGAAATTGTTTACTAGGCCTGCTTCGCTGCTTGATGTTCCTACCCATTATTGTCCCGGCTGTCATCATGGAATCATTCATCGGTTAGTAGCTGAAGTCATTGATGAACTTGGTGTTCGAAATACGGCTATTGGGATTGCTCCTGTCGGCTGTTCAGTGTTAGCTTATGATTATTTCAACTTTGACATGTTCGGAGCTGCACATGGCAGGGCGCCCGCTGTAGCTACTGGAGTAAAGCGTGTTCATCCAGATGCACTGGTATTTACCTATCAAGGTGACGGTGATCTTGCTGCCATTGGCTGCGGTGAAATTGTTCATGCTGCGGCTCGTGGTGAAAATATTAGTACTATATTTATTAATAACGCAATTTATGGCATGACTGGCGGCCAAATGGCTCCTACTACGCTGCTTTCGCAGATTACCAACACAACCCCTAGAGGACGCAAGTCAGAAAGTGCAGGCAATCCGATCCGTATGTCTGAAATGCTTGCAACACTAGATGGTGCAAATTATATTGCTCGTGTTTCTGTACATGATGCAATTCATATGGCAAACGCTAAAAAATGTATTCGCAAAGCCTTTGATATGCAGATTCAAGGCAAAGGATTCTCTATGGTAGAGATTCTAGCTACTTGTCCGACCAATTGGGGTTTGAGCCCATTACAGGCAGTAGAGTGGTTAAAGAGTAACCTGATTCCTTATTATCCTTTGGGTGTTATAAAAACCTCACAGGAGGTGGAATAA
- the dapL_2 gene encoding LL-diaminopimelate aminotransferase, which produces MLEQALRMQGLTSAIFSQVDEMRRAELAKGKDVITLSIGSPDLAPAPHIIQALNSAAADLGSYGYTLSKGLSEFSEAVASWYGKKFGVLLDPEKEIHSLIGSQEGLAHISLCLVNPNDVVLIPDPGYPIYSAGPLMAGAELYHMPLTSENEFLPDLEAIPEAILRRTKIMILNYPNNPLAVVAPREFFIKVVEYAKRYSFIVCHDFAYSDLVFDGYQPDSFLSIPGAKDIAVEFNSLSKTYNMAGCRVGYIVGNSKVIELLGRLKSNFDYGIFNPIQKAAIAALTGPQQCVADTAITYQRRRDIIVDGLNSFGWHVKKPKASMYVWAPVPTKQSSVEFAADLLRHTGVAVIPGVAFGHFGEGFVRFALVQPEQRLEEAVVRMRQWLG; this is translated from the coding sequence ATGCTTGAACAAGCCTTACGTATGCAGGGCTTAACTTCGGCTATTTTTTCTCAAGTCGATGAGATGCGCAGGGCAGAGTTGGCTAAGGGTAAAGATGTTATCACACTCAGTATTGGCAGCCCGGATCTGGCTCCTGCCCCCCATATTATCCAAGCTCTAAATAGCGCGGCAGCTGATTTAGGTAGTTATGGATATACTTTATCAAAAGGCCTTTCCGAATTCTCAGAAGCTGTTGCCAGCTGGTATGGGAAAAAATTTGGGGTTCTCTTGGATCCGGAAAAAGAAATTCATTCATTAATTGGTTCTCAGGAAGGTTTAGCGCACATTAGTCTTTGTTTGGTTAATCCTAATGATGTTGTGCTAATACCGGATCCTGGATATCCCATATACAGTGCCGGACCTTTGATGGCCGGAGCGGAGCTGTATCATATGCCGCTAACTTCGGAAAATGAATTTTTGCCTGATTTAGAAGCCATTCCGGAAGCTATTTTAAGGCGAACTAAGATCATGATACTCAACTACCCTAATAATCCCCTCGCAGTGGTGGCACCACGTGAGTTTTTTATTAAGGTCGTCGAATATGCTAAACGCTATTCCTTTATCGTATGCCATGATTTTGCTTACAGCGATTTAGTTTTTGACGGTTATCAACCAGATAGCTTCTTATCCATTCCAGGAGCAAAAGATATTGCCGTTGAGTTTAACTCTTTATCAAAGACTTATAATATGGCCGGCTGCCGTGTCGGCTATATCGTTGGGAATTCAAAAGTAATTGAGTTGCTGGGGCGTCTAAAATCAAATTTTGATTATGGTATTTTTAATCCAATCCAAAAGGCTGCTATTGCAGCTCTAACAGGACCACAACAATGTGTTGCAGATACTGCAATTACCTACCAGCGTCGACGTGACATTATCGTCGATGGATTGAACTCTTTTGGCTGGCATGTCAAGAAACCTAAGGCGAGTATGTATGTTTGGGCACCCGTACCGACGAAGCAATCCTCGGTCGAATTTGCTGCAGATTTATTACGTCACACCGGGGTCGCCGTAATACCGGGAGTAGCTTTTGGTCATTTTGGCGAAGGTTTTGTTAGATTTGCGCTTGTACAACCTGAGCAAAGATTAGAAGAAGCAGTAGTAAGAATGCGACAATGGTTAGGCTAA
- a CDS encoding 2-oxoacid:acceptor oxidoreductase subunit delta → MMPRPVFRAERCKGCGLCTAVCPKKIVILSEQFNSKGYQLACCSDESKCIGCMLCAKSCPDVVIEIYK, encoded by the coding sequence ATGATGCCGAGACCCGTATTTAGAGCGGAGCGGTGTAAGGGGTGTGGGCTATGTACAGCGGTATGTCCGAAAAAGATAGTAATCTTATCCGAACAGTTTAACAGTAAAGGTTATCAGTTAGCTTGCTGCTCTGATGAATCTAAGTGTATAGGCTGTATGCTCTGTGCGAAATCTTGTCCGGATGTTGTAATTGAAATTTACAAATAA
- a CDS encoding 2-oxoglutarate ferredoxin oxidoreductase subunit gamma: protein MIQEIIIAGFGGQGIMLMGQLIAYAGMLENKNVSWIPSYGPEMRGGTANCSVIVSNSIIGAPIVSEPTVLIAMNLPSLEKFAPLIKFGGLAIVNSSLIDRFPNRSDISIIKVKANDIANQLGNSKVANMVILGALLEETKVVSGESVMKAFTKLFANKPDLVSINQNAMAFGQSHVSASGI from the coding sequence ATGATACAGGAAATTATCATTGCGGGATTTGGCGGGCAAGGAATTATGCTGATGGGGCAGCTCATCGCGTATGCTGGAATGTTGGAAAATAAAAATGTTTCATGGATTCCGTCTTACGGCCCTGAAATGAGAGGTGGGACGGCAAACTGTTCTGTAATTGTTTCTAATAGCATTATTGGAGCTCCTATTGTGTCTGAACCTACTGTTCTTATAGCCATGAATCTTCCTTCGCTAGAAAAATTTGCCCCTTTAATAAAATTTGGCGGATTGGCAATCGTTAATAGTTCGCTTATTGACCGGTTTCCTAACCGGAGTGATATAAGTATTATTAAGGTTAAAGCGAATGATATAGCCAATCAACTTGGGAATAGCAAAGTGGCAAATATGGTTATATTAGGCGCTTTGCTTGAAGAAACAAAAGTGGTTAGCGGTGAGTCGGTTATGAAAGCATTTACTAAACTTTTTGCCAACAAGCCTGATTTGGTTAGTATTAATCAAAATGCTATGGCTTTTGGACAATCTCACGTAAGTGCAAGTGGTATATAA
- the mtaD_1 gene encoding 5-methylthioadenosine/S-adenosylhomocysteine deaminase translates to MTKILLKSVEYLSSEGLVKKADIAIEGSQILQIGSIKPEWQPDKIIDCTNKLAIPGLVNTHTHAAMTLFRSYADDMQLMDWLQTKIWPAEANLTADDVYWGTQLAIAEMIKSGTTTFADMYFFMPEVAKAVEDTGIRAVLSRGMAGVAPTAQQALQESEEFYQQFNHSAEGRITVMLGPHAPYTCPPDYLNKVVSLAQKLGSEIHIHLSETIGEVEECKAKYGKSPIALMDELGILDCGVLAAHCVHVSEADINIMKNKNVRVAHNPGSNMKLASGIAPVSQMLKAGLCVGLGTDGAASNNNLDMLEEIRLAALLHKVNSNDPLAIPAKTAVALATEHGAKAVGLGNVVGQLAEGFKADIALFDMNKLHWYPRHDRLSLLTYSAAASDVDTVIINGKIVLENKQLKTIDEERLIEEVNRRGLRLVQA, encoded by the coding sequence ATGACTAAGATTTTACTAAAGAGTGTCGAGTATTTATCGAGCGAAGGACTTGTTAAGAAAGCTGATATTGCTATTGAGGGGTCTCAAATTCTCCAGATCGGCAGCATAAAGCCGGAATGGCAGCCTGATAAGATTATTGATTGTACGAATAAACTAGCCATACCAGGCTTAGTTAATACTCATACCCATGCTGCTATGACGCTTTTTCGGAGTTATGCAGACGATATGCAACTGATGGATTGGTTGCAGACAAAAATTTGGCCAGCTGAAGCTAACTTGACCGCAGATGACGTATACTGGGGTACGCAATTGGCTATTGCTGAGATGATTAAATCGGGTACAACCACCTTTGCTGATATGTATTTTTTTATGCCTGAAGTTGCAAAAGCGGTTGAAGATACCGGGATTCGCGCAGTATTATCCAGAGGTATGGCAGGTGTTGCTCCTACCGCACAACAAGCTTTGCAGGAAAGTGAAGAGTTCTATCAGCAGTTTAATCATTCTGCAGAAGGACGCATTACTGTTATGCTGGGCCCGCATGCTCCCTATACATGTCCGCCAGATTACTTAAATAAGGTGGTCTCCTTAGCCCAAAAACTGGGGTCTGAAATTCATATTCATTTATCTGAAACTATTGGTGAAGTGGAAGAATGCAAGGCTAAATATGGTAAAAGTCCAATTGCTCTAATGGATGAGCTTGGCATCCTTGACTGTGGTGTACTTGCTGCACATTGCGTGCATGTTAGTGAAGCAGATATTAACATCATGAAAAATAAGAATGTACGTGTTGCTCACAATCCTGGCAGCAATATGAAACTGGCCAGCGGGATCGCTCCTGTTTCTCAAATGCTCAAAGCTGGATTATGTGTTGGTTTGGGTACTGACGGTGCCGCTAGCAATAATAACTTAGATATGTTAGAAGAAATCCGCCTGGCAGCTTTATTACATAAGGTAAACAGCAATGATCCGTTAGCTATCCCTGCTAAAACTGCAGTTGCATTAGCTACCGAGCATGGTGCTAAAGCAGTTGGTTTAGGGAATGTAGTTGGACAACTTGCTGAAGGGTTTAAAGCCGATATTGCTTTATTTGATATGAATAAGCTTCATTGGTATCCACGACATGACCGATTATCATTATTAACTTATTCAGCAGCAGCTAGTGATGTTGATACTGTCATAATAAATGGTAAAATTGTTCTTGAAAATAAACAACTTAAGACAATTGATGAAGAGCGATTGATTGAAGAGGTAAATCGTCGGGGATTGCGATTAGTTCAAGCATAA
- a CDS encoding L-ribulose-5-phosphate 4-epimerase has protein sequence MDNETQIKSKIINSGCELLSSGLVVGTWGNLSARIPNTPFIAVTPSGRNYRTLAVDDIVLVDIDANIIKGMLKPTSELALHLAIYKKRQDVKAIIHTHSVFASACAVARHPIPPIVEDVVQLVGGSIDVAEYALNGSAELAENAVKALGLKHAVLLANHGLVCCGCNIEEALLACELVEKAAQIFIYANQISGAKALSKNDVAVMHEFYLEDYRKRQGGQAND, from the coding sequence TTGGATAACGAAACGCAAATAAAATCTAAAATCATCAATAGTGGCTGTGAATTATTAAGCAGCGGACTTGTGGTTGGTACTTGGGGGAATCTTAGTGCTAGGATTCCCAATACTCCCTTTATTGCAGTCACTCCTTCAGGGCGAAACTATAGAACTTTAGCAGTCGATGATATTGTTTTAGTTGATATCGATGCAAACATTATAAAAGGGATGCTGAAGCCTACCTCTGAATTAGCATTACATTTAGCTATATACAAAAAAAGACAGGATGTTAAGGCAATCATTCATACCCACAGTGTCTTTGCAAGTGCTTGTGCAGTGGCAAGACACCCTATTCCTCCAATTGTGGAAGATGTTGTCCAACTTGTTGGGGGAAGTATTGATGTTGCAGAATATGCTTTAAATGGCTCTGCTGAGCTGGCAGAGAATGCAGTAAAGGCTTTAGGGCTTAAGCATGCAGTGTTGCTCGCTAACCACGGATTGGTTTGTTGTGGCTGTAATATTGAAGAAGCACTGTTAGCCTGTGAATTAGTAGAAAAGGCTGCTCAAATATTCATTTATGCCAATCAGATCTCGGGTGCAAAAGCTTTGAGTAAGAACGATGTCGCAGTGATGCATGAATTTTATCTCGAGGATTATCGTAAACGCCAAGGGGGACAGGCTAATGACTAA
- a CDS encoding 3-methyl-2-oxobutanoate dehydrogenase subunit VorB, whose amino-acid sequence MQEKVLMKGNEAIGEAAIASGCRYYFGYPITPQTELAEYMAKRMAEVDGVFIQAESEIAAINMVYGAAGAGARTMTSSSSPGISLKQEGISYIAGAELPCVLVNIVRGGPGLGSIQPSQSDYFQATKGGGHGDYRNIVIAPNSVQELVDYTVLAFDLADQYRNPVLLLGDGALGQMMEPAVLPDKSEIFHAKPWAACGLRGRDKPNIINSLYLDPGQLEQHNIRLQQKYQTISASEVRYEEYLTGDADLIIVAYGITSRIARSAIEKARDSGYRVGMLRPITLWPFPTHVINQLASRVKSFLTLELSAGQMVEDVRLAVNGLKPVRFYGRMGGMIPTTQEIYEQILNSFNHEEGLSDE is encoded by the coding sequence GTGCAGGAAAAAGTTCTTATGAAAGGCAATGAAGCAATTGGTGAGGCAGCAATTGCTTCAGGCTGTAGATATTATTTCGGCTATCCCATAACTCCACAAACTGAATTAGCAGAATATATGGCAAAGCGCATGGCTGAAGTTGATGGGGTGTTTATTCAGGCTGAAAGTGAAATAGCGGCTATCAATATGGTTTACGGCGCTGCAGGAGCTGGTGCGAGAACAATGACGTCATCTTCCAGTCCAGGTATAAGTCTGAAGCAAGAAGGTATTTCTTACATTGCCGGGGCTGAACTTCCGTGTGTATTAGTGAATATTGTTCGTGGCGGCCCAGGTTTGGGAAGTATTCAGCCATCACAGTCTGACTATTTTCAAGCAACCAAAGGCGGCGGACATGGAGATTATCGAAATATTGTCATTGCACCAAATTCTGTACAGGAATTGGTTGATTATACTGTTTTAGCTTTTGATCTTGCAGATCAATATCGAAATCCTGTTTTATTACTTGGCGACGGGGCGTTGGGACAGATGATGGAACCAGCCGTTCTGCCAGATAAAAGTGAGATTTTCCACGCTAAGCCGTGGGCCGCATGCGGCTTAAGAGGACGTGATAAACCTAATATTATTAATTCCTTATATCTAGACCCTGGCCAACTTGAACAGCATAATATTCGATTACAACAAAAATATCAAACAATTAGCGCTTCTGAAGTGAGGTACGAAGAATATCTTACAGGTGATGCCGATCTGATTATAGTAGCCTATGGAATCACCTCACGTATTGCGCGTTCTGCAATCGAAAAAGCGAGAGATTCAGGTTATCGGGTTGGTATGCTGCGTCCTATTACCTTATGGCCTTTTCCTACTCATGTCATCAATCAGCTAGCGTCAAGGGTGAAATCTTTCTTGACATTAGAGTTAAGTGCTGGCCAGATGGTGGAAGATGTTAGGCTGGCAGTAAATGGCCTAAAACCAGTACGTTTTTATGGTCGAATGGGTGGAATGATTCCAACTACACAGGAGATTTATGAACAAATCCTGAATAGCTTTAATCATGAGGAGGGTCTAAGTGATGAATGA
- a CDS encoding phosphate propanoyltransferase yields the protein MSAKQIPAGISARHVHVSREHLNILFGEGYQLTVKKELSQPGQYASNEQVDIITEKGSFKGVRILGPERKNTQIEVSLSDAMKLGLKPPVRDSGDVKNSPGVTLVGPKGTVELAEGVIVAMRHIHMTPADAAEFGVSDKEIVQVRCGGERGLLFDNVLIRVNEAFALEMHLDTDEGNAAMCKTSDTVELIKK from the coding sequence ATGTCAGCAAAACAAATTCCTGCCGGTATATCGGCTCGTCACGTGCATGTATCGCGTGAACATCTTAATATTCTTTTTGGGGAAGGCTATCAGCTTACTGTTAAAAAAGAGCTATCGCAGCCTGGCCAATATGCTTCTAATGAACAGGTTGATATTATTACTGAAAAAGGATCATTTAAAGGCGTTCGTATATTAGGGCCTGAGAGAAAGAATACTCAAATTGAAGTTTCTTTATCTGATGCAATGAAACTTGGGCTTAAACCGCCAGTTCGTGATTCTGGTGACGTGAAAAATTCACCCGGAGTTACTCTAGTTGGTCCAAAAGGAACGGTCGAACTCGCTGAAGGTGTTATTGTTGCGATGCGCCATATTCATATGACACCTGCTGATGCAGCTGAATTTGGTGTTAGTGATAAAGAAATTGTTCAAGTTCGCTGTGGTGGTGAACGCGGATTATTATTTGATAACGTTTTAATTCGTGTTAATGAAGCATTTGCCCTTGAAATGCATCTTGATACTGATGAGGGTAATGCTGCAATGTGTAAAACCAGTGATACTGTAGAATTGATTAAAAAATAA